One genomic window of Magnolia sinica isolate HGM2019 chromosome 3, MsV1, whole genome shotgun sequence includes the following:
- the LOC131240213 gene encoding uncharacterized protein LOC131240213 isoform X1 → MAKFANSPFLFFEAKSHISRLQINVRLGPKSPGEKGIGFLGEKMVKLFLSEPTPGDDGDGSPSKESISLLQKLESIICSVITSGGRSEARLWLCTTISCISSITHDQHELFIDLLRSKSQKLAIAAQVLQMIFNKRPQKVGSIIAKKGYMLEKFFEGNPERILQWFGNFAGVGESEHRKGARAISQFAFVNRDICWDELEWKGKHGQSPAMVATKPHYFLDLDVLRTVENFLENVPDFWSSDELAESLKDGEILNIDERFFIDQFVHLMYEDKSEDVWAVVYGFLAEEQFSFLCQHLLILLDEQMLHAFLSSLSKLLPPRPKCKDFSSPSYWLESLLSTCNDCASIDELLLLNAVINQGRQLLRLMDDDEHGEEKGKIEELLSESGMTLSDAGHWALMKACTKMKKAVAMKWLGLQSWVVHYSLSKECKTASACELLFIRNGISFRKSDDHSLVQPDGFSDGSGFDFDDGGSVRYGHKKKAKRKKRRKKNYSGDDSSGDELLELEMLSGWRGLQSGGGSWLLSTDAYSCSWNSADLPEHLAKHCFSMWMKWVCSKWRSTA, encoded by the exons ATGGCAAAATTTGCAAACTCACCGTTCTTGTTTTTCGAGGCAAAAAGCCATATTTCAAGATTACAG ATCAATGTTCGGTTGGGACCCAAATCACCGGGTGAAAAAGGGATCGGATTTCTTGGAGAAAAAATGGTTAAGTTGTTTTTATCTGAACCCACACCAGGCGATGATGGAGATGGAAGTCCTTCAAAAGAGAGTATATCTCTTCTGCAGAAATTGGAATCTATCATTTGTTCAGTGATCACATCAGGAGGTCGATCAGAGGCTCGCCTATGGCTGTGCACCACCATTTCATGCATAAGTTCAATTACTCATGATCAACACGAACTATTCATTGACCTCTTGAGGTCTAAATCTCAAAAGCTGGCCATAGCTGCCCAAGTCTTGCAGATGATTTTTAATAAGAGACCGCAAAAGGTTGGGTCTATCATAGCCAAAAAAGGCTACATGCTTGAGAAGTTTTTCGAAG GAAACCCAGAGCGTATATTGCAATGGTTTGGTAATTTCGCTGGTGTAGGTGAATCCGAGCATAGAAAAGGCGCCAGGGCAATATCCCAGTTTGCTTTTGTGAACCGAGACATTTGCTGGGATGAGCTTGAGTGGAAGGGGAAACATGGACAATCACCTGCAATGGTTGCTACAAAACCTCATTACTTTCTCGATTTGGATGTCCTTCGTACAGTGGAGAATTTTCTTGAAAACGTTCCTGATTTCTGGTCATCAGATGAGCTTGCAGAATCACTAAAAGATGGTGAGATATTGAACATAGATGAAAGATTCTTCATAGACCAATTtgttcacttgatgtatgaggacAAGTCAGAAGATGTTTGGGCAGTTGTATATGGTTTTTTGGCGGAGGAGCAGTTCTCTTTTCTATGTCAGCATCTTCTCATATTGCTTGATGAGCAGATGCTCCATGCTTTCTTAAGTTCTCTTAGTAAATTGCTCCCCCCAAGGCCGAAATGCAAGGATTTCAGTTCCCCGTCTTATTGGCTCGAGAGTCTGTTGTCGACATGCAATGATTGTGCATCTATCGATGAATTGCTCCTATTAAATGCAGTTATCAATCAGGGTCGCCAGCTACTTCGTCTCATGGATGACGATGAGCATGGGGAGGAAAAAGGAAAAATCGAAGAACTTTTGTCAGAAAGTGGCATGACCTTGAGTGATGCAGGTCATTGGGCACTCATGAAGGCTTGCACAAAGATGAAGAAGGCAGTTGCAATGAAATGGCTTGGGCTCCAATCATGGGTTGTTCATTATAGTCTGTCAAAGGAATGCAAGACTGCATCAGCATGTGAATTGCTGTTTATTAGGAACGGGATAAGTTTTCGGAAGTCGGATGATCATTCATTGGTCCAACCTGATGGGTTCTCTGATGGTAGTGGATTTGACTTTGATGATGGGGGTTCGGTTAGATATGGGCATAAAAAGAAAGCAAAGCgtaaaaagaggagaaagaaaaacTACAGTGGAGATGACAGCAGCGGTGATGAGCTGCTGGAGTTGGAAATGTTGAGTGGTTGGAGAGGTTTGCAATCTGGAGGTGGGAGTTGGTTGCTCTCGACTGACGCTTATTCTTGTTCATGGAATAGT GCAGATTTACCAGAACACCTGGCTAAACACTGCTTTTCCATGTGGATGAAGTGGGTTTGTTCCAAGTGGCGTTCCACGGCTTAA
- the LOC131240213 gene encoding uncharacterized protein LOC131240213 isoform X2, which yields MAKFANSPFLFFEAKSHISRLQINVRLGPKSPGEKGIGFLGEKMVKLFLSEPTPGDDGDGSPSKESISLLQKLESIICSVITSGGRSEARLWLCTTISCISSITHDQHELFIDLLRSKSQKLAIAAQVLQMIFNKRPQKVGSIIAKKGYMLEKFFEGNPERILQWFGNFAGVGESEHRKGARAISQFAFVNRDICWDELEWKGKHGQSPAMVATKPHYFLDLDVLRTVENFLENVPDFWSSDELAESLKDGEILNIDERFFIDQFVHLMYEDKSEDVWAVVYGFLAEEQFSFLCQHLLILLDEQMLHAFLSSLSKLLPPRPKCKDFSSPSYWLESLLSTCNDCASIDELLLLNAVINQGRQLLRLMDDDEHGEEKGKIEELLSESGMTLSDAGHWALMKACTKMKKAVAMKWLGLQSWVVHYSLSKECKTASACELLFIRNGISFRKSDDHSLVQPDGFSDGSGFDFDDGGSVRYGHKKKAKRKKRRKKNYSGDDSSGDELLELEMLSGWRGLQSGDFIVGNKDISSLF from the exons ATGGCAAAATTTGCAAACTCACCGTTCTTGTTTTTCGAGGCAAAAAGCCATATTTCAAGATTACAG ATCAATGTTCGGTTGGGACCCAAATCACCGGGTGAAAAAGGGATCGGATTTCTTGGAGAAAAAATGGTTAAGTTGTTTTTATCTGAACCCACACCAGGCGATGATGGAGATGGAAGTCCTTCAAAAGAGAGTATATCTCTTCTGCAGAAATTGGAATCTATCATTTGTTCAGTGATCACATCAGGAGGTCGATCAGAGGCTCGCCTATGGCTGTGCACCACCATTTCATGCATAAGTTCAATTACTCATGATCAACACGAACTATTCATTGACCTCTTGAGGTCTAAATCTCAAAAGCTGGCCATAGCTGCCCAAGTCTTGCAGATGATTTTTAATAAGAGACCGCAAAAGGTTGGGTCTATCATAGCCAAAAAAGGCTACATGCTTGAGAAGTTTTTCGAAG GAAACCCAGAGCGTATATTGCAATGGTTTGGTAATTTCGCTGGTGTAGGTGAATCCGAGCATAGAAAAGGCGCCAGGGCAATATCCCAGTTTGCTTTTGTGAACCGAGACATTTGCTGGGATGAGCTTGAGTGGAAGGGGAAACATGGACAATCACCTGCAATGGTTGCTACAAAACCTCATTACTTTCTCGATTTGGATGTCCTTCGTACAGTGGAGAATTTTCTTGAAAACGTTCCTGATTTCTGGTCATCAGATGAGCTTGCAGAATCACTAAAAGATGGTGAGATATTGAACATAGATGAAAGATTCTTCATAGACCAATTtgttcacttgatgtatgaggacAAGTCAGAAGATGTTTGGGCAGTTGTATATGGTTTTTTGGCGGAGGAGCAGTTCTCTTTTCTATGTCAGCATCTTCTCATATTGCTTGATGAGCAGATGCTCCATGCTTTCTTAAGTTCTCTTAGTAAATTGCTCCCCCCAAGGCCGAAATGCAAGGATTTCAGTTCCCCGTCTTATTGGCTCGAGAGTCTGTTGTCGACATGCAATGATTGTGCATCTATCGATGAATTGCTCCTATTAAATGCAGTTATCAATCAGGGTCGCCAGCTACTTCGTCTCATGGATGACGATGAGCATGGGGAGGAAAAAGGAAAAATCGAAGAACTTTTGTCAGAAAGTGGCATGACCTTGAGTGATGCAGGTCATTGGGCACTCATGAAGGCTTGCACAAAGATGAAGAAGGCAGTTGCAATGAAATGGCTTGGGCTCCAATCATGGGTTGTTCATTATAGTCTGTCAAAGGAATGCAAGACTGCATCAGCATGTGAATTGCTGTTTATTAGGAACGGGATAAGTTTTCGGAAGTCGGATGATCATTCATTGGTCCAACCTGATGGGTTCTCTGATGGTAGTGGATTTGACTTTGATGATGGGGGTTCGGTTAGATATGGGCATAAAAAGAAAGCAAAGCgtaaaaagaggagaaagaaaaacTACAGTGGAGATGACAGCAGCGGTGATGAGCTGCTGGAGTTGGAAATGTTGAGTGGTTGGAGAGGTTTGCAATCTGGAG ATTTTATTGTTGGAAATAAGGATATTAGCAGCCTATTTTGA